One stretch of Streptomyces sp. A2-16 DNA includes these proteins:
- a CDS encoding MaoC family dehydratase: protein MAEPRNFTGVDDLKAAVGEQLGYTDWLEVDQKRIDLFAEATGDHQWIHVDPEKAATGPFGTTIAHGYLTLSLLPLFGPQLISVEGVKMGVNYGTNKVRFPAPVPVGSRLRATARITGVDDVAGGVQVTVAFSVEREGGDKPVCVAESVSRYYL, encoded by the coding sequence ATGGCAGAGCCGAGGAACTTCACGGGCGTCGACGACCTGAAGGCGGCGGTGGGCGAGCAGCTGGGGTACACCGACTGGCTGGAGGTCGACCAGAAGCGCATCGACCTGTTCGCGGAGGCCACCGGCGACCACCAGTGGATCCATGTCGACCCGGAGAAGGCCGCCACGGGCCCCTTCGGCACGACCATCGCGCACGGCTATCTCACCCTCTCCCTGCTGCCGCTGTTCGGGCCGCAGTTGATCAGCGTCGAGGGGGTGAAGATGGGCGTCAACTACGGGACGAACAAGGTGCGTTTCCCCGCGCCGGTGCCCGTGGGCTCCCGCCTGCGCGCCACCGCGCGGATCACCGGCGTCGACGACGTGGCGGGCGGCGTCCAGGTCACCGTCGCCTTCAGCGTGGAGCGCGAGGGCGGGGACAAGCCGGTGTGCGTGGCGGAGTCGGTGTCCCGCTACTACCTCTGA
- a CDS encoding TetR/AcrR family transcriptional regulator, which yields MSTAEETADGETSAWGEVTPDAARRLLVAAVEAFAERGYHATTTRDIAGRAGMSPAALYIHYKTKEELLHRISRIGHAKALEILQVAARREGTATERLADAVSSFVRWHAGGRTTARVVQYELDSLGPDARAEILALRRQCDAEVRGIIEDGVASGEFDVLDVRGTTLAVMSLCIDVARWFNVDGPWTPDEVGALDADLVLRMVGAAK from the coding sequence ATGAGTACGGCGGAGGAGACGGCCGACGGCGAGACGTCGGCGTGGGGCGAGGTCACGCCCGACGCGGCGCGGCGGCTGCTCGTCGCCGCGGTGGAGGCTTTCGCCGAGCGGGGCTATCACGCCACCACGACCCGGGACATCGCGGGCCGGGCCGGGATGAGCCCCGCCGCGCTCTACATCCACTACAAGACCAAGGAAGAGCTGCTCCACCGCATCAGCAGGATCGGTCACGCCAAGGCGCTGGAGATCCTCCAGGTCGCGGCCCGCCGCGAGGGCACCGCGACCGAGCGGCTCGCGGACGCGGTGAGCTCCTTCGTGCGCTGGCACGCGGGCGGCCGTACCACCGCCCGGGTCGTCCAGTACGAACTCGACTCCCTCGGCCCCGACGCCCGCGCCGAGATCCTCGCTCTGCGCCGGCAGTGCGACGCCGAGGTGCGCGGGATCATCGAGGACGGCGTGGCCTCCGGTGAGTTCGACGTGCTCGACGTGCGGGGCACGACCCTCGCCGTCATGTCGCTCTGCATCGACGTGGCCCGCTGGTTCAACGTCGACGGCCCCTGGACGCCCGACGAGGTCGGCGCGCTCGACGCCGACCTCGTGCTACGGATGGTGGGGGCGGCGAAGTAG
- a CDS encoding YiaA/YiaB family inner membrane protein, whose product MSDTPVKQQNTAAFYGQAVASFAVAMAATAVGIFRLNADAWVRGFLAIAVLYLVTSAFTLAKVIRDRQEAGQIVSRVDQARLEKLLAEHDPFEKL is encoded by the coding sequence ATGAGTGACACACCGGTCAAGCAGCAGAACACGGCGGCCTTCTACGGTCAGGCCGTCGCCTCCTTCGCCGTGGCCATGGCCGCCACGGCGGTCGGCATCTTCCGGCTGAACGCCGACGCCTGGGTGCGCGGCTTCCTCGCGATCGCCGTCCTGTACCTGGTCACCTCCGCCTTCACCCTGGCCAAGGTCATCCGTGACCGCCAGGAGGCCGGTCAGATCGTCAGCCGCGTCGACCAGGCCCGCCTGGAGAAGCTCCTCGCGGAGCACGACCCCTTCGAGAAGCTCTGA
- a CDS encoding acyl-CoA dehydrogenase family protein has protein sequence MVDLGLSEEQAAVRRLARDFVDREIAPHVIAWDRAEEVDRSIVKKLGEVGFLGLTIDEEYGGSGGDHLAYCLVTEELGRGDSSVRGIVSVSLGLVAKTVAGWGSEEQKRRWLPGLTSGEYLGCFGLTEPGTGSDAGNLATRAVRDGDDYVIDGTKMFITNGTWADVVLLFARSTDAPGHKGVSAFLVPTDTPGLSRRTVHGKLGLRGQATAELVLEGVRVPASALVGEEGKGFSVAMSALAKGRMSVAAGCVGIAQAALDAAVRYAGEREQFGKPIAGHQLVQELISDIAVDVDAARLLTWRVADLIDRGEPFAVESSKAKLFASEAAVRAANNALQVFGGYGYIDEYPAGKLLRDARVMTLYEGTSQIQKLVIGRALTGVSAF, from the coding sequence GTGGTCGACCTGGGGCTCAGCGAGGAGCAGGCCGCCGTCCGGCGACTGGCACGGGACTTTGTGGACCGTGAGATCGCCCCCCATGTCATCGCCTGGGACCGCGCCGAGGAGGTGGACCGGTCGATCGTCAAGAAGCTCGGCGAGGTGGGCTTCCTCGGCCTGACGATCGACGAGGAGTACGGCGGCTCGGGCGGCGATCATCTGGCGTACTGCCTGGTCACCGAGGAGCTCGGACGGGGCGACTCGTCCGTGCGCGGGATCGTGTCCGTGTCGCTGGGGCTCGTCGCCAAGACGGTCGCCGGGTGGGGGAGTGAGGAGCAGAAGCGGCGCTGGCTGCCCGGGCTCACCTCCGGCGAGTACCTCGGCTGCTTCGGCCTCACCGAGCCCGGCACCGGCTCCGACGCGGGCAACCTCGCCACGCGCGCGGTGCGGGACGGCGACGACTACGTCATCGACGGCACCAAGATGTTCATCACGAACGGGACCTGGGCCGATGTGGTGCTCCTGTTCGCCCGCTCGACCGACGCGCCGGGCCACAAGGGCGTCTCCGCCTTCCTCGTGCCCACCGACACCCCCGGGCTGAGCCGTCGCACCGTCCACGGCAAGCTCGGGCTGCGGGGACAGGCCACCGCCGAACTCGTCCTGGAGGGGGTGCGGGTGCCCGCCTCCGCGCTGGTCGGCGAGGAGGGCAAGGGGTTCTCCGTCGCCATGTCCGCGCTGGCCAAGGGGCGGATGTCGGTGGCGGCGGGCTGTGTGGGCATCGCCCAGGCCGCCCTGGACGCGGCCGTCCGGTACGCCGGTGAGCGCGAGCAGTTCGGCAAGCCGATCGCCGGGCACCAGCTCGTCCAGGAGCTGATCAGCGACATCGCCGTCGACGTCGACGCGGCCAGGCTTCTGACCTGGCGGGTGGCCGACCTGATCGACCGCGGCGAGCCCTTCGCCGTCGAGTCCTCCAAGGCCAAGCTCTTCGCCTCGGAAGCGGCCGTGCGCGCCGCGAACAACGCCCTCCAGGTCTTCGGCGGCTACGGCTACATCGACGAGTACCCGGCGGGCAAACTGCTGCGCGACGCCCGGGTGATGACCCTCTACGAGGGCACGAGCCAGATCCAGAAGCTGGTCATAGGGCGGGCGTTGACCGGAGTCTCGGCGTTCTGA
- a CDS encoding TetR/AcrR family transcriptional regulator: MARPRKPLLSTDRIVETARALVDTEGLAALSTRRLAAELGVSGPSLYNHFRTKDEILEAVADSVSAQVDLSMFEDGRAWRTALHDWAVSYRGALRDHPNIVPVLARGPGRRPAGLRLADAVYGAMVDAGWPPAQATSIGALMRYFIMGSALGSFAGGFVDDASAYDPADYPHLGQAHLLAEQQEKIDERAFETGLRALLDGLAQQYEQVRSTA, from the coding sequence ATGGCCCGACCGCGCAAGCCCCTCCTCAGCACCGACCGGATCGTCGAGACGGCACGCGCGCTCGTGGACACGGAGGGCCTCGCGGCACTGTCCACCCGGCGGCTGGCGGCGGAACTCGGGGTCAGCGGCCCGTCCCTCTACAACCACTTCCGCACCAAGGACGAGATCCTGGAGGCGGTCGCCGACTCGGTGAGCGCCCAGGTCGACCTGTCGATGTTCGAGGACGGCCGGGCCTGGCGGACCGCCCTGCACGACTGGGCCGTCTCCTACCGCGGCGCCCTGCGCGACCACCCCAACATCGTGCCGGTCCTGGCCCGGGGCCCCGGCCGCCGCCCCGCGGGCCTGCGGCTCGCCGACGCGGTCTACGGCGCGATGGTCGACGCGGGCTGGCCACCGGCGCAGGCCACCTCCATCGGCGCGCTGATGCGGTACTTCATCATGGGCTCCGCGCTCGGTTCGTTCGCCGGCGGCTTCGTGGACGACGCGAGCGCGTACGACCCCGCGGACTATCCCCACCTCGGCCAGGCCCACCTGCTCGCCGAACAGCAGGAGAAGATCGACGAGCGCGCCTTCGAGACCGGGCTCAGGGCCCTGCTGGACGGTCTCGCGCAGCAGTACGAGCAGGTCAGAAGCACCGCGTAG
- a CDS encoding winged helix-turn-helix domain-containing protein, which translates to MLDAMTEDPQAPQLARLAALIADETRAACLLALLDGRAWTAGELARRAGVAASTLSEHLDKLVAGGLLTQERQGRHRYVRLADARVAHLVEDLAAQVSPNTVQHPRNLRESSAGSAMARGRTCYDHLAGRLGIAVTDALTSRRLLRQDTGFALTDAGLAWFEAAGISLDRKGRRPLARACLDWTERRPHLAGVAGAALCRHALAEGWCVRIGSERAVKVTQAGSLALSELLGINADTLR; encoded by the coding sequence ATGCTGGATGCCATGACCGAGGACCCGCAGGCACCCCAGCTGGCGCGGCTGGCCGCCCTGATCGCCGACGAGACCCGGGCTGCCTGTCTGCTGGCCCTGCTCGACGGCCGGGCCTGGACGGCGGGCGAGCTGGCCCGCCGCGCGGGGGTCGCCGCGTCGACCCTGAGCGAGCACCTGGACAAGCTGGTCGCGGGCGGACTGCTGACGCAGGAGCGCCAGGGCCGCCACCGTTATGTGCGGCTGGCCGACGCGCGGGTGGCCCACCTGGTCGAGGACCTGGCGGCCCAGGTCTCCCCGAACACCGTGCAACACCCGCGGAACCTGCGGGAGTCGAGCGCGGGCTCGGCGATGGCCCGGGGCCGCACCTGCTACGACCATCTGGCGGGGCGACTGGGCATCGCGGTGACGGATGCTCTGACGTCCCGCCGACTGCTGCGACAGGACACGGGTTTCGCACTGACGGACGCGGGACTGGCCTGGTTCGAGGCCGCGGGCATCTCCCTCGACCGCAAGGGCCGCCGCCCGCTGGCCCGGGCCTGCCTCGACTGGACGGAACGCCGTCCGCACCTGGCCGGGGTGGCGGGAGCCGCCCTGTGCCGGCACGCCCTCGCCGAGGGCTGGTGCGTACGCATCGGCTCGGAGCGGGCGGTGAAGGTGACCCAGGCGGGCTCGCTGGCACTGTCCGAGCTCCTGGGAATCAATGCGGACACCTTGCGTTGA
- a CDS encoding DMT family transporter, whose translation MMNPRRTDLLAAGAATLTVILWASAFVSIRSAGDVYSPGALALGRLLSGALALGAICLIRREGLPPRSAWRGIAISGVLWFGFYMVVLNWGEQQVDAGTAALVVNIGPILIALLGARLLGDAMPPRLLAGMAVSFAGAVTVGLSMSDDGGSSVLGVVLCLLAAIAYAGGVVAQKPVLGSATPLQATTFGCLIGAVVCLPFAGQLVSEAADAPASATLNMIYLGVFPTALAFTTWAYALARTTASRMGATTYAVPALVVLMSWLALGEVPGLFTLAGGALCLAGVAVSRSRGRTAEAVVPVPAPEPRPERTSDPETASDSA comes from the coding sequence ATGATGAACCCCCGCCGCACCGACCTCCTGGCCGCCGGCGCAGCCACGCTGACCGTGATCCTCTGGGCCTCCGCCTTCGTCTCCATCCGCAGCGCGGGCGACGTCTACTCCCCCGGCGCCCTGGCCCTCGGCCGCCTGCTCTCCGGCGCACTCGCCCTGGGCGCGATCTGCCTCATACGGCGGGAGGGCCTGCCCCCGCGCTCCGCCTGGCGCGGCATCGCGATCTCCGGCGTCCTGTGGTTCGGCTTCTACATGGTCGTCCTGAACTGGGGCGAGCAGCAGGTGGACGCGGGCACCGCCGCCCTGGTGGTGAACATCGGCCCGATCCTGATCGCCCTGCTCGGCGCCCGGCTGCTCGGGGACGCGATGCCACCCCGGCTGCTGGCCGGGATGGCGGTCTCCTTCGCGGGCGCGGTCACCGTGGGTCTGTCGATGTCGGACGACGGTGGCTCCTCGGTGCTCGGCGTGGTCCTGTGCCTGCTCGCGGCGATCGCCTACGCCGGCGGGGTCGTCGCGCAGAAGCCGGTCCTGGGCTCCGCGACCCCGCTGCAGGCGACGACGTTCGGCTGCCTCATCGGCGCCGTCGTCTGTCTCCCGTTCGCCGGGCAGCTGGTCTCGGAGGCGGCCGACGCCCCCGCCTCGGCGACCCTCAACATGATCTACCTGGGCGTCTTCCCGACCGCGCTGGCCTTCACCACCTGGGCGTACGCCCTGGCCCGTACGACCGCCAGCCGCATGGGCGCGACCACCTACGCGGTCCCCGCCCTGGTCGTCCTGATGTCCTGGCTGGCGCTCGGCGAGGTCCCTGGCCTGTTCACGCTCGCGGGAGGGGCGCTGTGCCTGGCCGGCGTGGCGGTGTCCCGCTCCCGCGGGCGGACGGCCGAGGCCGTGGTTCCGGTGCCGGCACCGGAACCACGGCCCGAGAGGACGTCGGATCCCGAGACGGCCTCAGACTCCGCGTGA
- a CDS encoding MFS transporter — protein MDTAPSAQPTSVDAPAAPHRRRVATAAALASAVEWYDYFVFGIAAALVLGDLYFPAGSSTAGVLAAFATFAVGFLARPIGGIVAGQLGDKRGRKPMLVLALTLMGLATTGIGLLPTYDTIGVAAPILLVLLRVVQGVAVGAQWGGAMLLATEYAPEGKRGLYGSVVQLGVPIGVVTANTVFLLAGAFTTDADFAAWGWRIPFLIGLFVLALAWYIHTKVEETPEFRQAERELAEQEKTEQNSPLRTVLRHHLGTVLLAGGSFAVNTATFYILITGVLDYTTRELGMKRSAVLAVSLCISLTQLVLIPAAAALSDRLGRIRIYAVGAVGIALWAVPMFLLIDTGSLLWLAVGTFVAGCFLSIMYGPQAALFAELFTPEMRYTGASLGYQIAAVLGGGLAPFLMVLLLEATGTSMAVSGYIIGLSVIALLCIKVLADRARSRGV, from the coding sequence ATGGACACGGCCCCTTCCGCTCAGCCCACATCCGTGGACGCTCCCGCGGCTCCCCACCGCCGGCGCGTAGCCACCGCCGCCGCCCTCGCCTCCGCCGTCGAGTGGTACGACTACTTCGTCTTCGGCATCGCCGCCGCCCTCGTCCTGGGCGATCTGTACTTCCCCGCGGGCAGCTCCACCGCCGGCGTCCTCGCCGCCTTCGCCACCTTCGCGGTCGGCTTCCTCGCCCGCCCGATCGGCGGCATCGTCGCCGGCCAGCTCGGCGACAAGCGCGGCCGCAAGCCCATGCTCGTCCTCGCGCTCACCCTCATGGGCCTCGCCACCACCGGCATCGGCCTGCTGCCGACGTACGACACGATCGGCGTCGCCGCCCCGATCCTGCTCGTCCTGCTCCGCGTCGTACAGGGCGTCGCGGTCGGCGCGCAGTGGGGCGGCGCGATGCTGCTGGCCACCGAGTACGCCCCCGAGGGCAAGCGCGGCCTCTACGGCAGCGTCGTCCAACTCGGGGTCCCCATCGGCGTGGTGACGGCCAACACGGTCTTCCTGCTGGCCGGCGCGTTCACCACGGACGCCGACTTCGCCGCCTGGGGCTGGCGCATCCCCTTCCTCATCGGCCTGTTCGTTCTCGCGCTCGCCTGGTACATCCACACCAAGGTCGAGGAGACCCCCGAATTCCGGCAGGCGGAGCGGGAGTTGGCCGAGCAGGAGAAGACCGAGCAGAACTCCCCGCTGCGCACGGTCCTGCGCCACCACCTCGGCACGGTCCTGCTCGCCGGTGGTTCCTTCGCCGTGAACACCGCGACCTTCTACATCCTGATCACCGGTGTCCTCGACTACACCACCCGCGAACTCGGCATGAAACGCAGTGCCGTTCTCGCCGTCTCCCTCTGCATCAGCCTCACCCAGCTGGTGCTGATCCCGGCCGCCGCCGCTCTCTCCGACCGCCTCGGCCGCATCCGGATCTACGCCGTCGGCGCGGTCGGCATCGCCCTGTGGGCCGTACCGATGTTCCTGCTGATCGACACCGGCTCACTGCTGTGGCTGGCGGTCGGCACCTTCGTCGCCGGGTGCTTCCTCAGCATCATGTACGGCCCCCAGGCCGCCCTGTTCGCCGAGCTGTTCACACCCGAGATGCGCTACACCGGCGCCTCCCTCGGCTACCAGATCGCCGCCGTGCTCGGCGGTGGGCTCGCGCCCTTCCTGATGGTGCTGCTGCTGGAGGCCACGGGGACGTCGATGGCGGTCTCCGGGTACATCATCGGGCTCTCGGTGATCGCGCTGCTCTGCATCAAGGTGCTGGCGGACAGGGCGCGTTCACGCGGAGTCTGA
- a CDS encoding Zn-dependent alcohol dehydrogenase, with protein sequence MVRAAVLPAVGAPLEVTDIDLPDPGPGQVRVRLAAAGVCHSDLSLSNGTMRVPVPAVLGHEGAGTVVAVGEGVTGVAPGAGVVLNWAPSCGSCHACSLGEVWLCANALNGAADVYARTADGTDLHPGLNVAAFAEETVVSESCLLPLPDGIPLTDAALLGCAVLTGYGAVHHSARVREGETVAVYGVGGVGLAALQAARIAGASRIVAVDVSPEKEELARAAGATDYVIASDTTAREIRGLTGKQGVDVAVECVGRASTIRTAWDSTRRGGRTTVVGIGGKDQQVTFNALEIFHWGRTLAGCVYGNSNPAEDLPVLAEHVRVGRLDLGALVTERIALDGIPAAFDNMLAGKGGRALVVF encoded by the coding sequence GTGGTTCGTGCCGCCGTCCTTCCCGCCGTGGGCGCTCCCCTGGAGGTCACCGACATCGACCTCCCGGACCCCGGCCCCGGCCAGGTCCGCGTCCGCCTCGCCGCCGCCGGGGTCTGCCACTCCGACCTGTCCCTGTCCAACGGCACCATGCGCGTCCCCGTCCCGGCCGTCCTCGGCCACGAGGGCGCGGGCACGGTCGTCGCCGTGGGGGAGGGGGTCACCGGGGTGGCGCCCGGCGCCGGAGTCGTCCTCAACTGGGCTCCCTCCTGCGGCAGTTGTCACGCCTGCTCGCTCGGCGAGGTCTGGCTGTGCGCCAACGCCCTGAACGGCGCCGCCGACGTCTACGCCCGTACTGCGGACGGCACCGACCTCCACCCCGGTCTGAACGTCGCCGCGTTCGCCGAGGAGACGGTCGTCTCCGAGTCCTGCCTCCTGCCCCTCCCCGACGGCATCCCGCTCACCGACGCGGCCCTGCTGGGCTGCGCGGTCCTCACCGGATACGGCGCCGTCCACCACTCGGCGCGGGTCCGGGAGGGCGAGACGGTCGCGGTGTACGGCGTCGGAGGCGTGGGCCTGGCCGCGCTCCAGGCGGCCCGGATCGCGGGCGCCTCGCGGATCGTCGCCGTCGATGTCTCCCCGGAGAAGGAGGAGTTGGCGCGCGCCGCCGGGGCCACCGACTACGTGATCGCCTCCGACACCACCGCCCGCGAGATCAGGGGCCTGACCGGCAAGCAGGGCGTCGACGTCGCCGTCGAGTGCGTGGGCCGCGCGTCGACCATCCGCACGGCCTGGGACTCGACCCGCCGCGGCGGCCGTACGACCGTCGTCGGCATCGGCGGCAAGGACCAGCAGGTCACCTTCAACGCCCTGGAGATCTTCCACTGGGGCCGCACCCTCGCGGGCTGCGTCTACGGCAACTCCAACCCCGCCGAGGATCTCCCCGTGCTCGCCGAGCACGTCCGGGTGGGCCGGCTCGACCTCGGGGCGCTGGTGACGGAACGGATCGCGCTCGACGGCATCCCGGCGGCCTTCGACAACATGCTGGCGGGCAAGGGCGGCAGGGCATTGGTGGTGTTCTGA
- a CDS encoding aldehyde dehydrogenase family protein, with protein MKAHDGMYIEGEWRPATGPDVIEVVNPADEQVIARVPAGTAEDVDSAVRAARAALPAWAATAPADRAARLAALRDVLAARKDEIAETVTAELGSPLKFSQNVHAAVPVAVAASYAELAATHPFEEKVGNSTVHQEPIGVVAAITPWNYPLHQIVAKVAPALAAGCTVVLKPAEDTPLVAQLFAEAVHEAGVPAGVFNLVTGLGPVAGQALAAHPDVDLVSFTGSTAVGRQIGATAGAALKKVALELGGKSANVILPSADLAKAVNVGVANVMSNSGQTCSAWTRMLVHRDQYDEAVELAAGAAAKYGERIGPVVNAKQQARVRGYIEKGVAEGARLVAGGPESPREQGYFVAPTVFADVTPEMTIAQEEIFGPVLSILRYEDEEDALRIANGTVYGLAGAVWAGEEAEAVAFARRMDTGQVDINGGRFNPLAPFGGYKQSGVGRELGSHGLAEYLQTKSLQF; from the coding sequence ATGAAGGCGCACGACGGCATGTACATCGAGGGCGAGTGGCGCCCGGCCACCGGCCCCGACGTGATCGAGGTCGTGAACCCGGCCGACGAGCAGGTCATCGCGCGGGTCCCGGCCGGCACCGCCGAGGACGTCGACAGCGCCGTACGGGCCGCCCGCGCCGCCCTCCCGGCCTGGGCCGCGACCGCTCCGGCCGACCGGGCCGCCCGGCTGGCCGCGCTCCGGGACGTTCTGGCCGCCCGCAAGGACGAGATCGCCGAGACGGTCACCGCCGAACTCGGCTCGCCCCTGAAGTTCTCGCAGAACGTCCACGCGGCCGTCCCCGTCGCGGTCGCCGCCTCCTACGCCGAGCTCGCCGCGACGCACCCCTTCGAGGAGAAGGTCGGCAACTCCACCGTCCACCAGGAGCCGATCGGCGTCGTCGCCGCCATCACGCCCTGGAACTACCCGCTCCACCAGATCGTCGCCAAGGTCGCCCCGGCCCTCGCCGCGGGCTGCACGGTCGTCCTCAAGCCCGCCGAGGACACCCCGCTGGTCGCCCAGCTCTTCGCCGAGGCGGTCCATGAGGCGGGCGTCCCGGCCGGAGTCTTCAACCTCGTCACCGGACTCGGCCCGGTCGCCGGACAGGCCCTCGCCGCGCACCCGGACGTCGACCTGGTCTCCTTCACCGGCTCCACCGCGGTCGGCCGGCAGATCGGTGCCACGGCCGGTGCCGCGCTGAAGAAGGTCGCCCTGGAGCTGGGCGGCAAGTCCGCCAACGTCATCCTGCCGAGCGCCGACCTCGCCAAGGCCGTCAACGTCGGCGTCGCCAACGTGATGTCCAACTCCGGTCAGACGTGCAGCGCCTGGACCCGGATGCTGGTCCACCGGGACCAGTACGACGAGGCCGTCGAGCTCGCCGCCGGCGCCGCCGCGAAGTACGGCGAGCGCATCGGGCCCGTCGTCAACGCCAAGCAGCAGGCGCGGGTGCGCGGTTACATCGAGAAGGGAGTCGCCGAGGGCGCCCGCTTGGTCGCGGGTGGCCCCGAATCCCCGCGCGAGCAGGGCTACTTCGTCGCCCCGACCGTCTTCGCCGACGTGACACCCGAGATGACGATCGCGCAGGAGGAGATCTTCGGCCCGGTCCTGTCGATCCTGCGCTACGAGGACGAGGAGGACGCCCTGCGCATCGCCAACGGCACGGTCTACGGCCTCGCGGGCGCGGTCTGGGCCGGCGAGGAGGCGGAGGCGGTTGCCTTCGCGCGTCGGATGGACACCGGGCAGGTCGACATCAACGGCGGCCGGTTCAACCCCCTTGCCCCGTTCGGCGGTTACAAGCAGTCCGGCGTCGGCCGCGAGCTCGGCTCGCACGGTCTCGCCGAGTACCTCCAGACCAAGTCACTCCAGTTCTGA
- a CDS encoding DUF3574 domain-containing protein produces MNTHPTRTRALLAGATLLLAAVPTAGATLAEADSSAPERGAPYVETRLFFGTARPDGGPAVTDRQFTAFVDSEVTPDFPDGLTVQSGRGQWRDASGQVEKERSYELILLYPVREAAARDRKIEEIRRAYEKTFGQEAVARVDERARVDF; encoded by the coding sequence ATGAACACGCACCCCACACGGACCAGGGCGCTCCTCGCCGGCGCCACTCTCCTGCTCGCCGCCGTGCCCACCGCCGGGGCCACCCTCGCCGAGGCCGATTCCTCCGCGCCGGAGCGCGGGGCGCCGTATGTCGAAACCCGGCTCTTCTTCGGCACCGCACGCCCGGACGGCGGACCGGCCGTCACCGACCGGCAGTTCACGGCCTTCGTCGACTCGGAGGTCACCCCGGACTTCCCCGACGGGCTGACCGTGCAGAGCGGGCGCGGGCAGTGGCGGGACGCGAGCGGGCAGGTCGAGAAGGAGCGGTCGTACGAGCTGATCCTGCTGTACCCGGTGCGCGAGGCCGCCGCGCGCGACCGGAAGATCGAGGAGATCCGGCGGGCGTACGAGAAGACGTTCGGGCAGGAGGCGGTGGCGCGGGTGGACGAGCGGGCCCGGGTCGACTTCTGA
- a CDS encoding ABC transporter ATP-binding protein, translating to MTRAISLHHVSKTYARGARVVDRLSLDIAPGEFLALLGPSGCGKSTVLRMIAGLEEITEGELRLDGEYANDLLPAQRRMAMVFQNFALYPNMTSRGNIGFPLRIEAPGEDPRARVDATARMLGIEDLLDRYPAQLSGGERQRVAMGRAIARHPTAFLMDEPLSNLDAKLRNHLRAEIAGLTRELGVTTVYVTHDQAEAMSLGDRVAVLRGGVLQQVGTPRSVYALPRNVFVAAFIGTPRINLLRGLVRAPLDGAMTISLGKQYLRLPEPLSLDHQLLRVQQGREVIVGLRSEAIRIAQRSSARPGEMPITGLVEHVEFQGHEVLVHFNTGSRPAFVADLEAPRPVPHPPRRRRREGNVLDRLKERAVSLRAGPVVVLEDPPEPEPPAVDPRLPGDLVVRTTPDFDLRRGMQVPLLVDISHLFVFDQHGERICPSPDRLPDLGE from the coding sequence ATGACACGCGCCATATCTCTGCACCATGTGAGCAAGACCTACGCCCGGGGAGCCCGGGTGGTGGACCGGCTCTCGCTCGACATCGCGCCCGGCGAGTTCCTCGCCCTGCTCGGCCCCTCCGGCTGCGGAAAATCCACCGTGCTCAGGATGATCGCCGGCCTGGAGGAGATCACCGAGGGCGAGCTCAGGCTCGACGGGGAGTACGCCAACGATCTGCTGCCCGCCCAGCGGCGGATGGCGATGGTGTTCCAGAACTTCGCTCTCTACCCGAACATGACCAGTCGCGGGAACATCGGTTTCCCGCTGCGCATCGAGGCGCCCGGCGAGGACCCACGCGCACGCGTGGACGCCACGGCCCGCATGCTGGGCATCGAGGACCTCCTCGACCGCTACCCGGCCCAGCTCTCCGGCGGCGAACGCCAGCGCGTGGCGATGGGCCGGGCCATCGCCCGCCACCCCACCGCCTTCCTCATGGACGAGCCGCTGTCCAACCTCGACGCCAAGCTCCGCAACCACCTGCGCGCCGAGATAGCCGGGCTCACCAGGGAGTTGGGCGTCACCACGGTCTACGTCACCCACGACCAGGCCGAGGCCATGTCGCTCGGCGACCGGGTCGCCGTCCTGCGCGGCGGGGTCCTCCAGCAGGTCGGCACCCCGCGCTCGGTGTACGCGCTGCCCCGCAACGTCTTCGTCGCCGCCTTCATCGGCACCCCGCGCATCAACCTCCTGCGCGGCCTGGTCCGGGCCCCGCTGGACGGCGCGATGACGATCAGCCTCGGCAAGCAGTACCTGCGGCTGCCCGAACCCCTGTCCCTGGACCACCAGTTGCTCCGCGTCCAGCAGGGCCGCGAGGTGATCGTGGGCCTGCGCTCGGAGGCGATCCGCATTGCCCAACGAAGCTCCGCGCGTCCCGGAGAGATGCCGATCACCGGCCTGGTCGAGCACGTGGAGTTCCAGGGGCACGAGGTCCTCGTCCACTTCAACACCGGTTCCCGCCCCGCCTTCGTCGCCGACCTGGAAGCCCCGCGGCCGGTACCGCACCCGCCGCGGCGCCGTCGCCGCGAGGGCAACGTCCTGGACCGCCTGAAAGAGCGGGCGGTCTCCCTGCGCGCCGGTCCCGTCGTGGTGCTGGAGGACCCGCCGGAGCCCGAACCCCCCGCGGTCGACCCCCGGCTGCCCGGCGACCTCGTCGTCCGCACCACCCCGGACTTCGACCTCCGCCGCGGTATGCAGGTCCCCCTCCTCGTGGACATCTCCCACCTCTTCGTCTTCGACCAGCACGGTGAACGGATCTGCCCGTCCCCGGACCGGCTTCCGGACCTGGGCGAGTGA